A genomic stretch from Haloferax sp. Atlit-12N includes:
- a CDS encoding NosD domain-containing protein: MSTRLTRRRALRGLCLAALPALAPGVLQLRTDEVVLSGCASVTEPGNYVLDGNLDCLEILADDVRIDGRGYAVVGETTISGSRVSITDIVLTKGGRVTGSNRVTIADSQVVGHPDDWRPQFVVADSSRCAVTNTSFFTPSVQGVILDRVERTRFESCTLVSPVVLTLTDSHRNEFVDCEFKTDTIQVLLYGSTQNSFQRNLVDGEGPGFNLRDSHRNRFVENEVDIIIAGFELVGSDRNAIHRNVVTTGLLAHGVTLEDSHRNRLIQNDLCEVSQQPVVESGGSTGNTVRNARC, translated from the coding sequence ATGTCGACTCGACTCACGAGGAGAAGGGCGCTTCGCGGACTGTGCCTCGCCGCGCTGCCGGCGCTCGCGCCGGGCGTGTTGCAACTGAGAACCGACGAGGTGGTGCTTTCGGGATGCGCGAGCGTCACCGAACCGGGGAACTACGTCCTCGACGGCAACCTCGACTGTCTGGAGATTCTCGCCGACGACGTTCGCATCGACGGCCGGGGATACGCGGTCGTCGGCGAGACGACGATTTCGGGCAGTCGCGTCTCGATAACCGACATCGTGCTGACGAAGGGCGGCCGAGTCACCGGTTCGAACCGGGTGACGATAGCGGACTCGCAAGTCGTTGGCCATCCGGACGATTGGAGGCCACAGTTCGTTGTCGCGGACTCCTCACGCTGTGCGGTGACGAACACGAGTTTCTTCACGCCGAGCGTCCAGGGTGTGATTCTCGACCGGGTTGAACGAACCCGATTCGAGTCGTGTACGCTCGTTAGTCCGGTCGTGCTCACGCTCACGGATTCGCACCGAAACGAGTTCGTCGACTGCGAGTTCAAAACCGACACCATCCAGGTCTTGCTGTACGGGAGTACCCAAAACAGCTTCCAACGGAACCTAGTCGACGGAGAGGGTCCCGGGTTCAATCTCCGCGACAGCCACCGAAACCGCTTCGTCGAGAACGAGGTCGATATCATCATCGCCGGCTTCGAACTCGTCGGAAGCGACCGTAACGCGATTCACAGGAACGTCGTGACGACCGGCCTCTTGGCCCACGGCGTCACGCTGGAGGACTCTCACCGCAATCGACTCATCCAGAACGACCTCTGTGAGGTCAGCCAACAGCCGGTCGTCGAATCCGGCGGTTCGACCGGGAACACGGTCCGGAACGCCCGGTGTTAA
- a CDS encoding DUF2270 domain-containing protein, with amino-acid sequence MSDDGELEPPAGMDDTHIGAGVFDETMGPGSSFAHLYRGEIHRMKSWRERLDRTSNWAITLMAGILTWSFSAQTHPHYIILLGVVTLSIFLCIEARRFRAYDIWRSRVRMIQQNVWAYALDPDGGVLDEDWRKKLGEDYRTPNMKIPFEEALAHRLRRVYLPLFIVMLVAWVIQLTAYTDGTTLVGSAGVGGVPGNIVVAVVAGFYATLLGISFRPREWHVNGELIPSDVTGWEESDYGGS; translated from the coding sequence ATGTCCGACGACGGGGAGCTTGAACCTCCCGCAGGAATGGACGACACCCATATCGGCGCGGGAGTCTTCGACGAGACGATGGGCCCAGGTTCGTCGTTTGCCCACCTTTACCGTGGGGAAATACACCGGATGAAGTCGTGGCGGGAGCGACTCGACCGGACCAGCAACTGGGCGATTACGCTGATGGCCGGGATTCTGACGTGGTCGTTTTCCGCACAAACGCATCCACACTACATCATCCTTCTCGGGGTGGTGACGCTGAGCATCTTCCTCTGTATCGAGGCCCGGCGCTTCCGTGCGTACGACATCTGGCGCTCTCGGGTCCGGATGATTCAACAGAACGTCTGGGCGTACGCGCTCGACCCGGACGGCGGCGTCCTCGACGAGGACTGGCGGAAGAAACTCGGCGAGGACTACCGCACGCCGAACATGAAAATCCCCTTCGAGGAGGCGCTTGCCCACCGGCTCCGCCGGGTGTACCTGCCGCTGTTCATCGTGATGCTCGTCGCGTGGGTCATCCAGCTCACGGCCTATACGGACGGGACGACGCTCGTCGGGAGCGCCGGCGTCGGCGGCGTTCCCGGAAACATCGTCGTCGCCGTCGTCGCCGGGTTTTACGCGACCCTGCTCGGTATCTCGTTCCGCCCGCGCGAGTGGCACGTCAACGGCGAACTCATCCCGAGCGACGTGACGGGATGGGAGGAGTCGGACTACGGCGGCTCGTAG
- a CDS encoding zinc ribbon domain-containing protein, whose protein sequence is MSATPTTDDYEFTCPHCGEGFAVNGGMRSAVLERGCPICGSPASAEAFAPCSA, encoded by the coding sequence ATGAGCGCGACGCCCACGACGGACGACTACGAGTTCACGTGTCCACACTGCGGCGAGGGCTTCGCCGTCAACGGTGGGATGCGCTCGGCGGTCCTCGAACGCGGCTGTCCCATCTGCGGGAGCCCCGCCTCGGCCGAGGCGTTCGCTCCATGTTCCGCGTGA
- a CDS encoding cold-shock protein, whose amino-acid sequence MAKGKVDFFNDTGGYGFISTDDADDDVFFHMEDVGGPDLEEGQEVEFDIEQAPKGPRATNVTRL is encoded by the coding sequence ATGGCGAAAGGTAAGGTCGACTTCTTCAACGACACTGGCGGCTACGGTTTCATCTCTACTGACGACGCGGACGACGACGTGTTCTTCCACATGGAAGATGTTGGCGGTCCGGACCTCGAAGAGGGTCAGGAAGTGGAGTTCGACATCGAACAGGCCCCCAAGGGCCCGCGCGCGACGAACGTCACGCGCCTGTAA
- a CDS encoding helix-turn-helix domain-containing protein: MSQASFPFATRSPSASSEPRVVDDHAAVDALFSLLEDDDCRRILDATDGVARSASELSEACDLPLSTTYRKLDPLVDAGLLSKRLRVSRSGSHTAEYERTVDDVTVSVTPSGVEVRVSHRDVAESASVTA; encoded by the coding sequence ATGAGTCAGGCTTCGTTCCCCTTCGCTACCCGCTCTCCGTCCGCCTCGTCCGAACCCCGCGTCGTCGACGACCACGCCGCGGTCGACGCGCTCTTCTCGCTTCTCGAAGACGACGACTGCCGACGCATCCTCGACGCGACCGACGGCGTCGCTCGCTCGGCGAGCGAACTCTCGGAGGCGTGCGACCTCCCGCTTTCGACGACGTACCGAAAGCTCGACCCGCTCGTGGACGCCGGTCTCCTCTCGAAGCGCCTGCGCGTTTCCCGGTCCGGCAGCCACACCGCAGAGTACGAACGCACCGTCGACGACGTGACCGTCTCCGTCACCCCGTCGGGCGTCGAGGTCCGCGTCTCGCACCGCGACGTGGCGGAGTCGGCGTCGGTGACGGCCTGA
- a CDS encoding helix-turn-helix domain-containing protein, with the protein MNTSSVSPVEQSLTRNSRRSHVLSDPSSALSALSDGDSRRILAACDATPRTAQECAELCDVPLSTVYRKLDLLTEASLLDERLRIQTATHHPREFATNFDTLSFSFDDAGVSLAFRQVATDGGEDGEEGRSR; encoded by the coding sequence ATGAACACGTCATCTGTCTCCCCCGTCGAACAGTCGTTGACCCGAAACTCGCGCCGCAGCCACGTCCTCTCTGACCCATCGAGCGCCCTCTCGGCGCTCAGCGACGGCGACAGCCGGCGAATCCTCGCCGCCTGCGACGCGACCCCGCGGACCGCACAGGAGTGCGCCGAACTCTGTGACGTGCCGCTGTCGACGGTCTACCGGAAGCTCGACCTGCTCACCGAGGCGTCGCTCCTCGACGAGCGACTCCGCATCCAGACCGCGACGCACCACCCGCGGGAGTTCGCGACCAACTTCGACACGCTCTCGTTTTCGTTCGACGACGCCGGCGTGTCGCTCGCGTTCCGGCAGGTCGCCACCGACGGCGGCGAAGACGGCGAGGAGGGTCGGTCGCGATGA
- a CDS encoding DUF192 domain-containing protein, with amino-acid sequence MTSRARTALLVVAVVVAVASVAYLSNPAVVPGSTDDYERTTLTVVDDETGETLATVNARVADTRAKRFTGLSDTESLAENEGMWFVHDSSGTYAYVMRDMDFPLDIVFVAENGTITRIHHAELDPEGTSESDLTRYRGTGKYVLELPYGYTNETGIDAGDRVEVE; translated from the coding sequence ATGACCTCTCGCGCGCGAACCGCGCTGCTCGTCGTCGCGGTCGTCGTCGCAGTCGCGAGCGTCGCGTACCTCTCCAACCCCGCGGTCGTCCCCGGTTCGACCGACGACTACGAACGGACCACGCTCACCGTCGTCGACGACGAGACCGGCGAGACGCTGGCGACAGTCAACGCCCGCGTCGCCGACACCCGTGCCAAGCGCTTTACCGGCCTGAGCGACACCGAGTCGCTCGCCGAAAACGAGGGGATGTGGTTCGTCCACGACTCCTCGGGCACCTACGCCTACGTGATGCGCGACATGGACTTCCCGCTGGACATCGTCTTCGTCGCCGAAAACGGCACCATAACGCGCATCCACCACGCCGAACTCGACCCCGAGGGAACGAGCGAGTCCGACCTCACCCGCTACCGTGGAACCGGGAAGTACGTCCTCGAACTCCCCTACGGCTACACGAACGAAACCGGCATCGACGCGGGAGACCGGGTCGAAGTCGAATAG
- a CDS encoding 50S ribosomal protein L16 encodes MSDKPASMYREITNPAYTRREYITGIPGSKIAQHNMGDLQADPEDYPVQISLKVEEEVQIRHGSLESARLSANRLMLKHAGEKQYKMILRKFPHHVIRENKQATGAGADRVSDGMRQSFGKVVGTAARIPKGETVFTIYCDVEDAATAKDAFRRAYNKMSPPCRIVVERGEELLVA; translated from the coding sequence ATGTCAGACAAACCCGCCTCTATGTACCGGGAGATTACGAACCCGGCGTACACCCGACGCGAGTACATCACGGGTATCCCCGGTTCGAAGATCGCACAGCACAACATGGGCGACCTGCAGGCCGACCCCGAGGACTACCCCGTCCAGATCAGCCTGAAGGTCGAAGAGGAAGTGCAGATTCGCCACGGTTCGCTCGAGTCCGCGCGTCTGTCTGCCAACCGCCTCATGCTCAAGCACGCGGGCGAAAAGCAGTACAAGATGATTCTGCGCAAGTTCCCGCACCACGTCATCCGCGAGAACAAGCAGGCGACCGGTGCGGGTGCAGACCGTGTCTCCGACGGGATGCGCCAGTCGTTCGGGAAGGTCGTCGGGACCGCCGCTCGCATCCCCAAGGGCGAGACCGTGTTCACCATCTACTGCGACGTCGAGGACGCCGCGACCGCGAAGGACGCCTTCCGCCGCGCGTACAACAAGATGTCGCCGCCGTGCCGCATCGTCGTCGAGCGCGGCGAAGAGCTGCTCGTCGCGTAA
- a CDS encoding DUF5995 family protein: MRRTTFEEGRKLAAAVRTPNPSLAGVVRDASDEILDLVDAPFRDVADAHDRLSALESLLYERGDRRAAFLTIYVRVTAEVDRGLGGDEFTDPEWVADYLVTFADHYRRAFRAFERGDHDDVPDPWQLSFETALAGESLVVQDVLLGVNAHVNYDLALALHEVGIDPDRPAKYDDHRRINRVLRRLVDEEQDLIAERYADGVADIDESLGRLDEALSFFTLREGRRNAWRGAVALTDGRFRPVERVVYWYLRSLTMGAGHFILAPSSNPAVRRRLAQLEAGDGSST; encoded by the coding sequence ATGCGACGGACGACGTTCGAGGAGGGGAGAAAGCTCGCGGCCGCGGTGCGGACGCCGAACCCGTCGCTCGCCGGCGTCGTCCGCGACGCGAGCGATGAGATTCTCGACCTCGTCGACGCGCCGTTCCGCGATGTCGCCGACGCCCACGACCGCCTGTCGGCGCTCGAATCGCTCCTGTACGAGCGCGGCGACCGCCGCGCCGCCTTTCTGACCATCTACGTCCGCGTGACCGCCGAGGTCGACCGCGGCCTCGGCGGCGACGAGTTCACCGACCCCGAGTGGGTCGCCGACTACCTCGTCACCTTCGCGGACCACTACCGTCGGGCGTTCCGCGCCTTCGAGCGCGGCGACCACGACGACGTGCCCGACCCGTGGCAGCTCTCGTTCGAGACGGCGCTCGCCGGAGAGTCGCTCGTGGTGCAGGACGTGCTGCTCGGCGTCAACGCCCACGTGAACTACGACCTCGCGCTGGCGCTCCACGAGGTCGGCATCGACCCCGACCGCCCCGCGAAGTACGACGACCACCGCCGCATCAACCGGGTCCTCCGCCGCCTCGTCGACGAGGAACAGGACCTCATCGCCGAGCGGTACGCCGACGGCGTCGCCGACATCGACGAGTCGCTGGGTCGGCTGGACGAGGCGTTGTCGTTTTTCACGCTCCGCGAGGGGCGGCGGAACGCGTGGCGCGGCGCGGTCGCGCTGACCGACGGGCGGTTCCGCCCGGTCGAGCGCGTCGTCTACTGGTACCTGCGGAGCCTCACGATGGGTGCGGGTCACTTCATTCTCGCGCCGAGTTCGAACCCCGCGGTGCGTCGCAGACTGGCGCAACTCGAAGCCGGTGACGGGTCGAGTACTTAA
- a CDS encoding VanZ family protein produces MNPVARLRESPRRAAVALGYALVVLAASVVPTPPGSLAPMGPLGLVGLDKWVHAVGYAGLGFTFASAVRAEGRREVVAAVVTAGAFGAGIEVVQAVLPYRSFGVADAGANLAGAVLGGVVWVAAVRVADARG; encoded by the coding sequence GTGAACCCGGTCGCGCGACTCCGCGAAAGTCCCCGACGGGCGGCCGTCGCCCTCGGATACGCACTCGTCGTCCTCGCGGCGTCGGTCGTTCCGACGCCGCCGGGGAGCCTCGCACCGATGGGTCCGCTCGGACTCGTCGGCCTCGACAAGTGGGTCCACGCGGTCGGGTACGCCGGTCTCGGATTCACCTTCGCGTCCGCGGTGCGTGCGGAGGGGCGCAGAGAGGTCGTGGCGGCCGTCGTCACCGCCGGCGCGTTCGGCGCAGGTATCGAAGTCGTGCAGGCGGTGCTGCCGTACCGGTCGTTCGGCGTCGCCGACGCGGGGGCGAACCTCGCTGGCGCGGTCCTCGGTGGGGTCGTCTGGGTCGCGGCCGTTCGGGTCGCAGACGCTCGGGGGTAG
- the nucS gene encoding endonuclease NucS, whose protein sequence is MTVNTLHRPTHRDALVHLEAAFERGDMVTIFGRCTVDYDGRATSELGPGDRLVVLKPDGSILVHTDEKRTPVNWQPPGCTHSASVRDGRLRVRSTRTSPDERLDVHFERVEQCSAYAVNDRSDLELVGSEEDLRQHILSDPDILEAGFEPLETERQSDAGAIDIFGEDADGVPVVVELKRRRVGPSAASQLRRYVDALHREFGDDEPIRGVLVAPSVTERAADMLDREGLEFVALDPETGEPPVEEDESENGDGEAEAGEEANDGDGDDA, encoded by the coding sequence ATGACGGTGAACACACTCCACCGGCCGACGCACCGCGACGCCCTCGTCCACCTCGAAGCCGCCTTCGAGCGCGGCGACATGGTGACGATATTCGGACGGTGCACGGTCGATTACGACGGCCGCGCGACGAGCGAACTCGGCCCCGGCGACCGGCTCGTCGTCCTGAAGCCGGACGGCTCGATTCTGGTCCACACCGACGAGAAGCGGACGCCCGTCAACTGGCAGCCGCCGGGGTGTACCCACTCCGCGAGCGTGCGGGACGGCCGGCTTCGGGTCCGAAGCACGCGCACGAGTCCCGACGAGCGACTCGACGTGCACTTCGAGCGCGTCGAGCAGTGTTCGGCCTACGCCGTCAACGACCGGAGCGACCTCGAACTCGTCGGCAGCGAGGAGGACCTGCGACAGCACATCCTCTCGGACCCCGACATCCTCGAAGCGGGCTTTGAGCCGCTGGAAACCGAGCGACAGAGCGACGCGGGCGCTATCGACATCTTCGGCGAGGACGCCGACGGCGTCCCGGTCGTCGTGGAGTTGAAGCGCCGGCGCGTCGGCCCCTCGGCGGCGAGTCAACTCCGACGGTACGTCGACGCGCTCCACCGGGAGTTCGGCGACGACGAGCCGATTCGCGGCGTCCTCGTCGCCCCCTCGGTGACAGAGCGAGCGGCAGACATGCTCGACCGCGAGGGGCTGGAGTTCGTCGCGCTCGACCCCGAGACGGGCGAACCGCCGGTCGAGGAAGACGAGAGTGAGAACGGGGACGGAGAAGCCGAAGCGGGTGAGGAAGCAAACGACGGCGACGGCGACGACGCCTAA
- a CDS encoding pyridoxamine 5'-phosphate oxidase family protein — protein MDPDFAQHNRIEMPSEEIDRLLREEGVGVLSLADDGVAYGIPLSFGYDAERERLYFVFLRPGESSKKTEFAERTARASFAVWNAPSRDEWESVVVDGELRRVDDGDWDRVCDVLEDNAWYPTLFSETEPMQDILGWELRIDSRSGLQRRRA, from the coding sequence ATGGACCCCGACTTCGCCCAACACAACCGAATCGAGATGCCGTCGGAGGAGATAGACCGCCTGCTCCGCGAGGAGGGCGTCGGCGTCCTCTCGCTCGCCGACGACGGCGTCGCCTACGGGATTCCCCTCTCGTTCGGCTACGACGCCGAGCGGGAGCGGCTCTACTTCGTCTTCCTCCGTCCCGGCGAGTCCTCGAAGAAGACCGAGTTCGCCGAGCGGACCGCTCGCGCGAGCTTCGCCGTCTGGAACGCCCCGTCGCGGGACGAGTGGGAGAGCGTCGTCGTCGACGGCGAACTCCGTCGGGTCGACGACGGCGACTGGGACCGCGTCTGCGACGTACTCGAAGACAACGCGTGGTATCCGACCCTGTTCTCGGAGACGGAACCGATGCAGGACATTCTCGGCTGGGAGCTTCGTATCGACTCCCGGTCCGGTCTCCAGCGCCGGCGCGCGTGA
- a CDS encoding helix-turn-helix domain-containing protein — protein sequence MPAGIRATVEFDSPSVCPVASVAHSTDSVVDSVSTSVVSTPGDVSVSEFVVEADDPPEASTLEPIFSYGSKHLYRYTHDGSAGCPCECLGEFSCPVDRYFAQRGSLTLVFHAADYEQLQTVIGELRDRFPGLDIKRLVRSPTGDAPGDSVFVDRGKLTTRQLEVLQTAYGMGYFERPRGANATEVAAELDINQSTFSEHLAAALTKLLGDVLEEG from the coding sequence ATGCCCGCCGGTATCCGAGCCACGGTCGAGTTCGACTCGCCGTCGGTCTGTCCCGTCGCTTCGGTCGCCCACTCGACGGACTCCGTCGTCGACTCCGTCTCGACCAGCGTCGTCTCCACCCCCGGCGACGTCAGCGTCTCTGAGTTCGTCGTCGAGGCCGACGACCCGCCGGAGGCGTCCACGCTCGAACCCATCTTCTCCTACGGCTCGAAGCACCTCTATCGCTACACCCACGACGGGAGCGCCGGCTGCCCGTGCGAGTGCCTCGGCGAGTTCAGCTGTCCGGTCGACCGCTACTTCGCCCAGCGCGGCAGTCTGACGCTCGTCTTCCACGCCGCCGACTACGAGCAGTTACAGACCGTCATCGGCGAACTGCGCGACCGCTTCCCCGGCCTCGACATCAAGCGCCTCGTGCGCTCGCCCACCGGCGACGCCCCCGGCGACAGCGTCTTCGTCGACCGCGGGAAGCTCACCACCCGCCAACTCGAAGTCCTCCAGACCGCCTACGGCATGGGCTACTTCGAGCGCCCGCGCGGGGCCAACGCCACCGAGGTCGCGGCCGAACTCGACATCAACCAATCGACGTTCTCGGAACACCTCGCCGCCGCCCTGACGAAACTGCTCGGTGACGTGCTCGAAGAGGGATAG
- a CDS encoding type 1 glutamine amidotransferase — protein MLLVCDCMPADGPAYFTDALADLALDGREGTVHSLPDDGLPTLSNVDAVVLTGSTAGVYEADERPWLDDARLLARDLVARELPTFGVCFGHQLVNDALGGTVEAGDQRRGIADVDLGDDLLFDGVSERIPMVHGDYVVAPGDRMETVASADYYDHLATRHEDAPVWTVQYHPEFTAALLDRIADDFGWPDDDADRDFDDVTAAQTVENFVAAAGLD, from the coding sequence ATGTTGCTCGTCTGCGACTGCATGCCTGCGGACGGCCCCGCGTACTTCACCGACGCGCTCGCCGACCTCGCCCTCGACGGCCGCGAGGGGACCGTTCACTCGCTCCCCGACGACGGCCTCCCGACGCTCTCGAACGTCGATGCCGTCGTGCTCACCGGGAGCACCGCGGGCGTCTACGAGGCCGACGAGCGGCCGTGGCTCGACGACGCGCGTCTGCTCGCCCGCGACCTCGTCGCTCGCGAACTACCCACGTTCGGCGTCTGTTTCGGCCACCAACTCGTCAACGACGCCCTCGGCGGTACCGTCGAAGCCGGCGACCAGCGCCGCGGTATCGCCGACGTCGACCTCGGCGACGACTTACTGTTCGATGGCGTTTCCGAGCGCATTCCGATGGTCCACGGCGACTACGTCGTCGCCCCCGGCGACCGCATGGAGACCGTCGCCTCCGCGGACTACTACGACCACCTCGCGACGCGCCACGAGGACGCGCCCGTCTGGACGGTCCAGTACCACCCCGAGTTCACGGCCGCCCTCCTCGACCGCATCGCCGACGACTTCGGCTGGCCCGACGACGACGCCGACCGCGACTTCGACGACGTGACGGCCGCTCAAACCGTCGAGAACTTCGTCGCCGCCGCCGGCCTGGACTGA
- a CDS encoding ABC transporter ATP-binding protein, giving the protein MRRLFAEYGRENTFEFVVGVLASVAARVLDLMPPVILGLAIDAIIRQDKSFAAGFPLLPEAWIAPYVPAARDGQFFFAVGIIVFSFTAGALFHWLRNWGWNAYAQQIQHDVRTDTYDRMQLLNMDFFADKQTGEMMSILSNDVNRLERFLNDGMNSFFRLSVMVVAIAVVLLSYNWQLALVALLPVPLIALFTWKFVDIIQPKYADVRSSVGKLNSRLENNLGGIQVIKTFNAEPHESDRVDGVSMDYFDANWDAINTRIKFFPALRILAGIGFTLTFVVGGLWVINGQGPGPFTGDLAVGEFVTFILLTQQFVWPLAQFGQIINMYQRAHASSARIFGLMDEPARLAEQPDAPDLTVSEGRVEYDDVTFGYGDGETIVEDISFEVDGGETLALVGPTGAGKSTILKLLMRMYDPDEGSVGIDGQDVRDVTISSLRESIAYVSQETFLFYGTVRDNITYGTFDADDEAVVAAAKAAEAHEFISNLPDGYDTKVGERGVKLSGGQRQRVSIARAILKDPDILVLDEATSDVDTETEMLIQRSLDELTADRTTFSIAHRLSTIKDAEQILVLEDGRIVERGTHDDLLSEDGLYAHLWGVQAGEIDQLPDEFVERAARRQAEVDAGDD; this is encoded by the coding sequence ATGCGGCGGTTGTTCGCAGAGTACGGCCGCGAGAACACCTTCGAGTTCGTCGTGGGTGTCCTCGCGAGCGTCGCCGCCCGCGTGCTCGACCTCATGCCGCCCGTTATCCTCGGCCTCGCCATCGACGCCATCATCCGGCAGGACAAGTCGTTCGCGGCCGGCTTCCCCCTCCTCCCCGAGGCGTGGATAGCCCCGTACGTCCCCGCGGCCAGAGACGGTCAGTTCTTCTTCGCGGTCGGCATCATCGTGTTCAGTTTCACCGCCGGCGCGCTGTTCCACTGGCTCCGCAACTGGGGCTGGAACGCCTACGCCCAGCAGATTCAACACGACGTTCGGACCGACACCTACGACCGGATGCAACTGCTCAACATGGACTTCTTCGCCGACAAGCAGACCGGCGAGATGATGTCCATCCTCTCGAACGACGTGAACCGCCTCGAACGGTTCCTCAACGATGGGATGAACTCGTTTTTCCGCCTCTCCGTGATGGTCGTCGCCATCGCGGTCGTCCTCCTGTCGTACAACTGGCAACTCGCGCTCGTCGCCCTGTTGCCGGTGCCGCTCATCGCGCTGTTCACGTGGAAGTTCGTCGATATCATCCAGCCGAAGTACGCCGACGTGCGCTCGTCGGTCGGCAAACTCAACTCTCGACTCGAGAACAACCTCGGCGGCATCCAAGTCATCAAGACGTTCAACGCCGAGCCTCACGAGTCCGACCGCGTCGACGGCGTCTCGATGGACTACTTCGACGCCAACTGGGACGCCATCAACACCCGTATCAAGTTCTTCCCCGCGCTCCGCATCCTCGCGGGCATCGGCTTCACCCTCACCTTCGTCGTCGGCGGCCTGTGGGTCATCAACGGACAGGGCCCCGGTCCCTTCACCGGCGACCTCGCGGTCGGCGAATTCGTCACGTTCATCCTGCTCACCCAGCAGTTCGTCTGGCCGCTGGCCCAGTTCGGGCAGATTATCAACATGTACCAGCGCGCCCACGCCTCCAGCGCCCGCATCTTCGGCCTGATGGACGAGCCCGCGCGACTGGCTGAACAGCCCGACGCGCCCGACCTCACCGTCTCCGAGGGCCGCGTCGAGTACGACGACGTGACCTTCGGCTACGGCGACGGCGAGACCATCGTCGAGGACATCTCCTTCGAGGTCGACGGCGGCGAGACGCTCGCGCTCGTCGGCCCCACTGGGGCGGGCAAATCGACGATTCTCAAGCTCCTGATGCGCATGTACGACCCCGACGAGGGGAGCGTCGGCATCGACGGCCAAGACGTGCGCGACGTGACCATCTCCAGCCTCCGGGAGTCCATCGCCTACGTCAGCCAAGAGACGTTCCTGTTCTACGGGACCGTCCGCGACAACATCACCTACGGGACGTTCGACGCCGACGACGAGGCGGTCGTCGCGGCCGCGAAAGCTGCCGAGGCCCACGAGTTCATCTCGAACCTCCCCGACGGCTACGACACCAAGGTCGGCGAGCGCGGCGTGAAGCTCTCTGGCGGCCAGCGCCAGCGCGTCTCCATCGCCCGCGCCATCCTGAAAGACCCGGACATCCTCGTCCTCGACGAGGCGACCTCGGACGTGGACACCGAGACCGAGATGCTCATCCAGCGCTCGCTGGACGAACTCACGGCCGACCGGACGACGTTCAGCATCGCCCACCGCCTGTCGACCATCAAGGACGCAGAACAGATTCTCGTCCTCGAAGACGGCCGCATCGTCGAGCGCGGCACTCACGACGACCTCCTGTCGGAAGACGGCCTCTACGCCCACCTCTGGGGGGTTCAGGCCGGCGAAATCGACCAACTCCCCGACGAGTTCGTCGAGCGCGCCGCCCGTCGGCAGGCCGAGGTCGACGCCGGCGACGACTGA
- a CDS encoding cold-shock protein — MAKGKVDFFNDTGGYGFISTDDADDDVFFHMEDVGGPDLEEGQEIEFDIEQAPKGPRATNVTRL; from the coding sequence ATGGCGAAAGGTAAGGTCGACTTCTTCAACGACACTGGCGGTTACGGTTTCATCTCTACTGACGACGCGGACGACGACGTGTTCTTCCACATGGAAGATGTTGGCGGTCCGGACCTCGAAGAGGGTCAGGAAATCGAATTCGACATCGAGCAGGCCCCCAAGGGCCCGCGCGCGACGAACGTCACCCGCCTCTAA
- a CDS encoding pyridoxamine 5'-phosphate oxidase family protein has protein sequence MSLDQQTELSPDEIREVLSRHETGVLSLAKADEPYAIPISYGYDGESGRFYLRLVSTPESEKRQFLTSSPRARLVVHESNDGSYRSIIAEGTLERVDPDELTVERIVQYGKAKRPLFEIWGETKRDLDIQLFELDPETLGGRAVELDAAESDE, from the coding sequence ATGTCTCTGGACCAACAGACCGAACTCTCGCCCGACGAGATACGCGAGGTCCTGTCCCGTCACGAGACGGGCGTCCTCTCGCTCGCGAAGGCGGACGAACCATACGCGATTCCCATCTCCTACGGCTACGACGGCGAGAGCGGTCGGTTCTATCTCCGACTCGTCTCCACGCCCGAAAGCGAAAAACGGCAGTTCCTCACGTCGTCGCCGCGGGCCCGGCTCGTCGTCCACGAGTCCAACGACGGGAGCTATCGGAGCATCATCGCCGAGGGGACGCTCGAACGCGTCGACCCCGACGAGTTGACCGTCGAACGCATCGTCCAGTACGGCAAGGCCAAGCGACCGCTGTTCGAAATCTGGGGCGAGACGAAGCGCGACCTCGACATCCAACTGTTCGAACTCGACCCCGAGACACTGGGCGGTCGGGCGGTCGAACTGGACGCCGCGGAGTCCGACGAGTAA